From the Bombus vancouverensis nearcticus chromosome 3, iyBomVanc1_principal, whole genome shotgun sequence genome, one window contains:
- the RfC4 gene encoding replication factor C subunit RfC4: protein MGVENIVGEPMNIEAVPSTSGYNIKNKEKDKKSANLPWIEKYRPQIFSDIVGNEDTVSRLSVFAEHGNCPNIIIAGPPGVGKTTTILCLARILLGPAFKEAVLELNASNERGIDVVRNKIKMFAQKRVNLAKGKHKIIILDEADSMTDGAQQALRRTMEIYSNTTRFALACNTSEKIIEPIQSRCAMLRYGKLSDAQILAKIIEVCQKEDVSHTDDGLEAIVFTAQGDMRQALNNLQSTYNGFGHVNSDNVFKVCDEPHPLLLKEMLELCAQGKISKAYGIMEHLWKMGYSAEDLISNIFRVCTNLSIEEPLKLDFIKEIGITHLGIVDGINSLLQMNSLLARLCQRTMQK from the exons ATGGGAGTTGAGAATATTGTCGGTGAACCTATGAATATTGAAGCTGTACCATCGACGAGtggttataatataaaaaataaagagaaagataagAAATCGGCCAATTTGCCATG GATTGAAAAGTATCGACCACAAATATTTTCTGACATTGTTGGTAATGAAGACACAGTATCCAGATTATCGGTATTTGCTGAACATGGGAACTGTCCTAATATTATCATTGCTGGTCCACCGGGAGTTGGTAAAACTACAACTATATTATGTTTGGCACGTATTTTATTAGGACCAGCGTTTAAGGAAGCAGTATTAGAATTAAATGCGTCAAATGAGAGAGGAATAGATGTTgtcagaaataaaattaaaatgtttGCCCAAAAGAGG GTAAATTTGGCAAAAGGAAAACACAAAATAATAATTCTGGATGAAGCTGATAGCATGACTGATGGTGCGCAACAAGCATTACGTAGGACAATGGAAATATATAGCAATACAACTAGGTTTGCACTAGCTTGTAATACAAGTGAAAAAATTATCGAGCCAATACAGTCACGCTGTGCCATGTTAAGATATGGAAAATTATCAGATGCGCAAATTTTAGCAAAGATTATTGAAGTTTGTCAGAAAGAAGAT GTTTCACATACAGATGATGGTTTAGAAGCAATAGTATTTACTGCACAGGGTGATATGAGACAGGCTCTAAATAATTTACAATCAACTTATAATGGTTTTGGACATGTAAACAGTGACAATGTTTTTAAAGTCTGTGACGAACCACATCCATTACTTCTTAAAGAAATGTTGGAATTATGTGCACAGGGTAAAATTTCCAAAGCATATGGG ATAATGGAACATTTATGGAAAATGGGATATTCTGCAGAAGATTTGATCAGTAATATATTCAGAGTTTGTACAAATCTATCCATCGAAGAACCATTAAAATTAGATTTTATAAAA GAGATTGGAATAACTCATCTAGGAATAGTGGATGGAATTAATAGTTTACTACAAATGAACAGTCTTCTTGCTAGACTTTGTCAAAGAACTATGCAGAAATAA
- the sprt gene encoding PDZ domain-containing protein sprite isoform X4 produces MASIEVSLSTTPRRKKGGSISGGVISPAGHRNRDHYKELDALRIALRDKENIIQTLKGQLCNTLSNRLALRNGAPPLTEADRKAAEERLQRLRRDADNKRLAIKNLKLALERLDITDNIDVRIQQAELEYRLGREELELLTLREESRALQAALELAETQEKQKNDTIFSCISGSTQVTIHAVEVSADPKSPRFGAGPREDTPGLYVDWAVEDSGLCKGDRILEVNGKLVVGAGRSDLARLLAVAPDAAQIVVLRKGESLAALRTLRSDNLRLTHRIGYLEEQVRDLLAPSRAEVPADPPPTRQEQVQVFQKGPQVTALVANLPGLNVRNSMELRQSLPTVRSRHSDHSKRSLDVKISNEFDSSSASIFNGHHKSRSKQKHQGFPLTRSTASLDCKQTQIQSQLQRRRPPRVESALEHLSKNRKNSSQVQPLDFDSEPTYYRLQETQSRASENSDISVVYSSQESKSRPAPPKKPLRLSLHRAASLQSVESAPPSAHHEVAKKPMKRSHKGDPPEKGIRTETNGETNNQMQESHSNPPQPPPRTPSRAESCQSALRWPSPKPRPHLAPVTMEKWC; encoded by the exons ATGGCCAGTATCGAAGTATCTTTGTCAACTACgccaagaagaaagaaaggtgGAAGCATTTCCGGTGGAGTAATATCGCCAGCTGGTCATCGAAATAGAGATCATTATAAGGAGCTAGACGCTCTTCGAATTGCATTACGCGACAAGGAAAATATCATTCAAAC ACTGAAAGGGCAACTGTGCAACACACTGAGCAACAGATTAGCTTTACGTAATGGTGCTCCACCTCTAACCGAGGCTGACAGAAAAGCAGCCGAAGAACGACTTCAAAGGTTGCGACGCGATGCGGATAATAAGCGGCTAgcgataaaaaatttgaaattagcgCTCGAACGACTAGATATTACAGA TAATATCGATGTTCGAATTCAACAAGCTGAATTAGAATACAGACTTGGACGCGAAGAACTCGAGCTTTTAACTCTTCGCGAAGAAAGCAGAGCTTTACAGGCTGCTTTGGAATTGGCAGAGACCCAGGAGAAACAGAAAAATGATACAATATTTAG TTGTATCTCTGGTTCTACGCAAGTTACGATCCATGCAGTGGAAGTTAGCGCAGATCCAAAAAGTCCCCGTTTTGGTGCTGGACCAAGAGAAGACACACCTGGCTTGTATGTCGATTGGGCAGTTGAAGATTCTGGATTATGCAAGGGAGACAG AATCTTGGAAGTGAATGGAAAACTTGTGGTGGGAGCAGGCAGAAGCGATTTAGCAAGGCTGTTGGCCGTTGCACCCGATGCAGCGCAAATCGTGGTCCTTCGAAAAGGCGAATCCCTGGCAGCACTCCGCACTCTTCGATCTGATAACCTTAGGCTGACTCACAGGATCGGATATCTCGAGGAACAAGTCAGGGATCTTCTCGCACCAAGTAGAGCCGAGGTTCCTGCAGACCCTCCACCGACCCGTCAAGAACAAGTTCAG GTTTTTCAAAAAGGACCACAGGTAACTGCGTTAGTTGCAAATCTTCCTGGCCTTAATGTACGGAATTCGATGGAATTACGGCAGAGTTTACCAACAGTAAGAAGCAGGCACAGTGACCATTCAAAACGTTCGCTAGACGTAAAAATCTCGAACGAATTCGACTCGTCATCGGCTAGCATTTTCAATGGTCATCACAAATCACGAAGTAAACAAAAACATCAAGGATTTCCATTAACCAGGTCAACTGCAAGCTTGGATTGCAAACAAACGCAGATACAATCGCAACTACAACGTAGAAGACCACCGCGCGTTGAATCAGCTTTGGAACATTTATCTAAGAATCGTAAAAATTCATCTCAAGTACAACCGTTAGACTTCGATTCCGAACCAACCTATTATCGATTACAg GAGACTCAGTCGCGAGCGTCAGAAAACTCGGATATATCGGTAGTCTATAGCTCCCAAGAATCGAAATCTCGCCCAGCACCACCGAAAAAGCCACTTCGATTGTCTCTACATCGAGCAGCTAGTCTTCAATCCGTAGAAAGTGCACCACCATCTGCACACCATGAAGTAGCTAAAAAACCGATGAAAAGAAGTCATAAAGGTGATCCACCGGAGAAAGGCATTCGAACGGAAACAAATGGAGAAACAAATAACCAAATGCAAGAATCGCATTCCAATCCACCTCAACCTCCGCCGAGGACACCTTCCAGAGCAGAGTCTTGTCAAAGTGCGTTACGATGGCCTTCCCCTAAGCCACGACCTCATTTAGCACCTGTCACTATGGAAAAATGGTgctaa
- the sprt gene encoding PDZ domain-containing protein sprite isoform X3, whose amino-acid sequence MNESRCYIDSPVLAEHQLFNRNGKALRGSKKSVLLYTTDCGDGKEDLGLKLQQRSVSLTALHTGSGTQQQYLEPRMAQLETLEAKMASIEVSLSTTPRRKKGGSISGGVISPAGHRNRDHYKELDALRIALRDKENIIQTLKGQLCNTLSNRLALRNGAPPLTEADRKAAEERLQRLRRDADNKRLAIKNLKLALERLDITDNIDVRIQQAELEYRLGREELELLTLREESRALQAALELAETQEKQKNDTIFSCISGSTQVTIHAVEVSADPKSPRFGAGPREDTPGLYVDWAVEDSGLCKGDRILEVNGKLVVGAGRSDLARLLAVAPDAAQIVVLRKGESLAALRTLRSDNLRLTHRIGYLEEQVRDLLAPSRAEVPADPPPTRQEQVQVFQKGPQVTALVANLPGLNVRNSMELRQSLPTVRSRHSDHSKRSLDVKISNEFDSSSASIFNGHHKSRSKQKHQGFPLTRSTASLDCKQTQIQSQLQRRRPPRVESALEHLSKNRKNSSQVQPLDFDSEPTYYRLQETQSRASENSDISVVYSSQESKSRPAPPKKPLRLSLHRAASLQSVESAPPSAHHEVAKKPMKRSHKGDPPEKGIRTETNGETNNQMQESHSNPPQPPPRTPSRAESCQSALRWPSPKPRPHLAPVTMEKWC is encoded by the exons ATGAACGAGAGCCGGTGCTACATCGATTCGCCCGTGCTCGCTGAACATCAGCTATTCAACCGGAATGGGAAGGCACTCAG GGGATCGAAAAAAAGTGTGTTACTTTATACAACCGACTGTGGTGACGGAAAAGAAGATCTGGGACTCAAGCTCCAGCAACGATCAGTTTCTCTG ACTGCTCTACATACAGGAAGTGGAACGCAGCAGCAATATCTGGAACCAAGAATGGCGCAATTAGAAACCTTGGAAGCAaag ATGGCCAGTATCGAAGTATCTTTGTCAACTACgccaagaagaaagaaaggtgGAAGCATTTCCGGTGGAGTAATATCGCCAGCTGGTCATCGAAATAGAGATCATTATAAGGAGCTAGACGCTCTTCGAATTGCATTACGCGACAAGGAAAATATCATTCAAAC ACTGAAAGGGCAACTGTGCAACACACTGAGCAACAGATTAGCTTTACGTAATGGTGCTCCACCTCTAACCGAGGCTGACAGAAAAGCAGCCGAAGAACGACTTCAAAGGTTGCGACGCGATGCGGATAATAAGCGGCTAgcgataaaaaatttgaaattagcgCTCGAACGACTAGATATTACAGA TAATATCGATGTTCGAATTCAACAAGCTGAATTAGAATACAGACTTGGACGCGAAGAACTCGAGCTTTTAACTCTTCGCGAAGAAAGCAGAGCTTTACAGGCTGCTTTGGAATTGGCAGAGACCCAGGAGAAACAGAAAAATGATACAATATTTAG TTGTATCTCTGGTTCTACGCAAGTTACGATCCATGCAGTGGAAGTTAGCGCAGATCCAAAAAGTCCCCGTTTTGGTGCTGGACCAAGAGAAGACACACCTGGCTTGTATGTCGATTGGGCAGTTGAAGATTCTGGATTATGCAAGGGAGACAG AATCTTGGAAGTGAATGGAAAACTTGTGGTGGGAGCAGGCAGAAGCGATTTAGCAAGGCTGTTGGCCGTTGCACCCGATGCAGCGCAAATCGTGGTCCTTCGAAAAGGCGAATCCCTGGCAGCACTCCGCACTCTTCGATCTGATAACCTTAGGCTGACTCACAGGATCGGATATCTCGAGGAACAAGTCAGGGATCTTCTCGCACCAAGTAGAGCCGAGGTTCCTGCAGACCCTCCACCGACCCGTCAAGAACAAGTTCAG GTTTTTCAAAAAGGACCACAGGTAACTGCGTTAGTTGCAAATCTTCCTGGCCTTAATGTACGGAATTCGATGGAATTACGGCAGAGTTTACCAACAGTAAGAAGCAGGCACAGTGACCATTCAAAACGTTCGCTAGACGTAAAAATCTCGAACGAATTCGACTCGTCATCGGCTAGCATTTTCAATGGTCATCACAAATCACGAAGTAAACAAAAACATCAAGGATTTCCATTAACCAGGTCAACTGCAAGCTTGGATTGCAAACAAACGCAGATACAATCGCAACTACAACGTAGAAGACCACCGCGCGTTGAATCAGCTTTGGAACATTTATCTAAGAATCGTAAAAATTCATCTCAAGTACAACCGTTAGACTTCGATTCCGAACCAACCTATTATCGATTACAg GAGACTCAGTCGCGAGCGTCAGAAAACTCGGATATATCGGTAGTCTATAGCTCCCAAGAATCGAAATCTCGCCCAGCACCACCGAAAAAGCCACTTCGATTGTCTCTACATCGAGCAGCTAGTCTTCAATCCGTAGAAAGTGCACCACCATCTGCACACCATGAAGTAGCTAAAAAACCGATGAAAAGAAGTCATAAAGGTGATCCACCGGAGAAAGGCATTCGAACGGAAACAAATGGAGAAACAAATAACCAAATGCAAGAATCGCATTCCAATCCACCTCAACCTCCGCCGAGGACACCTTCCAGAGCAGAGTCTTGTCAAAGTGCGTTACGATGGCCTTCCCCTAAGCCACGACCTCATTTAGCACCTGTCACTATGGAAAAATGGTgctaa
- the sprt gene encoding PDZ domain-containing protein sprite isoform X2, with product MNESRCYIDSPVLAEHQLFNRNGKALSFDFRGSKKSVLLYTTDCGDGKEDLGLKLQQRSVSLTALHTGSGTQQQYLEPRMAQLETLEAKMASIEVSLSTTPRRKKGGSISGGVISPAGHRNRDHYKELDALRIALRDKENIIQTLKGQLCNTLSNRLALRNGAPPLTEADRKAAEERLQRLRRDADNKRLAIKNLKLALERLDITDNIDVRIQQAELEYRLGREELELLTLREESRALQAALELAETQEKQKNDTIFSCISGSTQVTIHAVEVSADPKSPRFGAGPREDTPGLYVDWAVEDSGLCKGDRILEVNGKLVVGAGRSDLARLLAVAPDAAQIVVLRKGESLAALRTLRSDNLRLTHRIGYLEEQVRDLLAPSRAEVPADPPPTRQEQVQVFQKGPQVTALVANLPGLNVRNSMELRQSLPTVRSRHSDHSKRSLDVKISNEFDSSSASIFNGHHKSRSKQKHQGFPLTRSTASLDCKQTQIQSQLQRRRPPRVESALEHLSKNRKNSSQVQPLDFDSEPTYYRLQTQSRASENSDISVVYSSQESKSRPAPPKKPLRLSLHRAASLQSVESAPPSAHHEVAKKPMKRSHKGDPPEKGIRTETNGETNNQMQESHSNPPQPPPRTPSRAESCQSALRWPSPKPRPHLAPVTMEKWC from the exons ATGAACGAGAGCCGGTGCTACATCGATTCGCCCGTGCTCGCTGAACATCAGCTATTCAACCGGAATGGGAAGGCACTCAG CTTTGATTTCAGGGGATCGAAAAAAAGTGTGTTACTTTATACAACCGACTGTGGTGACGGAAAAGAAGATCTGGGACTCAAGCTCCAGCAACGATCAGTTTCTCTG ACTGCTCTACATACAGGAAGTGGAACGCAGCAGCAATATCTGGAACCAAGAATGGCGCAATTAGAAACCTTGGAAGCAaag ATGGCCAGTATCGAAGTATCTTTGTCAACTACgccaagaagaaagaaaggtgGAAGCATTTCCGGTGGAGTAATATCGCCAGCTGGTCATCGAAATAGAGATCATTATAAGGAGCTAGACGCTCTTCGAATTGCATTACGCGACAAGGAAAATATCATTCAAAC ACTGAAAGGGCAACTGTGCAACACACTGAGCAACAGATTAGCTTTACGTAATGGTGCTCCACCTCTAACCGAGGCTGACAGAAAAGCAGCCGAAGAACGACTTCAAAGGTTGCGACGCGATGCGGATAATAAGCGGCTAgcgataaaaaatttgaaattagcgCTCGAACGACTAGATATTACAGA TAATATCGATGTTCGAATTCAACAAGCTGAATTAGAATACAGACTTGGACGCGAAGAACTCGAGCTTTTAACTCTTCGCGAAGAAAGCAGAGCTTTACAGGCTGCTTTGGAATTGGCAGAGACCCAGGAGAAACAGAAAAATGATACAATATTTAG TTGTATCTCTGGTTCTACGCAAGTTACGATCCATGCAGTGGAAGTTAGCGCAGATCCAAAAAGTCCCCGTTTTGGTGCTGGACCAAGAGAAGACACACCTGGCTTGTATGTCGATTGGGCAGTTGAAGATTCTGGATTATGCAAGGGAGACAG AATCTTGGAAGTGAATGGAAAACTTGTGGTGGGAGCAGGCAGAAGCGATTTAGCAAGGCTGTTGGCCGTTGCACCCGATGCAGCGCAAATCGTGGTCCTTCGAAAAGGCGAATCCCTGGCAGCACTCCGCACTCTTCGATCTGATAACCTTAGGCTGACTCACAGGATCGGATATCTCGAGGAACAAGTCAGGGATCTTCTCGCACCAAGTAGAGCCGAGGTTCCTGCAGACCCTCCACCGACCCGTCAAGAACAAGTTCAG GTTTTTCAAAAAGGACCACAGGTAACTGCGTTAGTTGCAAATCTTCCTGGCCTTAATGTACGGAATTCGATGGAATTACGGCAGAGTTTACCAACAGTAAGAAGCAGGCACAGTGACCATTCAAAACGTTCGCTAGACGTAAAAATCTCGAACGAATTCGACTCGTCATCGGCTAGCATTTTCAATGGTCATCACAAATCACGAAGTAAACAAAAACATCAAGGATTTCCATTAACCAGGTCAACTGCAAGCTTGGATTGCAAACAAACGCAGATACAATCGCAACTACAACGTAGAAGACCACCGCGCGTTGAATCAGCTTTGGAACATTTATCTAAGAATCGTAAAAATTCATCTCAAGTACAACCGTTAGACTTCGATTCCGAACCAACCTATTATCGATTACAg ACTCAGTCGCGAGCGTCAGAAAACTCGGATATATCGGTAGTCTATAGCTCCCAAGAATCGAAATCTCGCCCAGCACCACCGAAAAAGCCACTTCGATTGTCTCTACATCGAGCAGCTAGTCTTCAATCCGTAGAAAGTGCACCACCATCTGCACACCATGAAGTAGCTAAAAAACCGATGAAAAGAAGTCATAAAGGTGATCCACCGGAGAAAGGCATTCGAACGGAAACAAATGGAGAAACAAATAACCAAATGCAAGAATCGCATTCCAATCCACCTCAACCTCCGCCGAGGACACCTTCCAGAGCAGAGTCTTGTCAAAGTGCGTTACGATGGCCTTCCCCTAAGCCACGACCTCATTTAGCACCTGTCACTATGGAAAAATGGTgctaa
- the sprt gene encoding PDZ domain-containing protein sprite isoform X1, which translates to MNESRCYIDSPVLAEHQLFNRNGKALSFDFRGSKKSVLLYTTDCGDGKEDLGLKLQQRSVSLTALHTGSGTQQQYLEPRMAQLETLEAKMASIEVSLSTTPRRKKGGSISGGVISPAGHRNRDHYKELDALRIALRDKENIIQTLKGQLCNTLSNRLALRNGAPPLTEADRKAAEERLQRLRRDADNKRLAIKNLKLALERLDITDNIDVRIQQAELEYRLGREELELLTLREESRALQAALELAETQEKQKNDTIFSCISGSTQVTIHAVEVSADPKSPRFGAGPREDTPGLYVDWAVEDSGLCKGDRILEVNGKLVVGAGRSDLARLLAVAPDAAQIVVLRKGESLAALRTLRSDNLRLTHRIGYLEEQVRDLLAPSRAEVPADPPPTRQEQVQVFQKGPQVTALVANLPGLNVRNSMELRQSLPTVRSRHSDHSKRSLDVKISNEFDSSSASIFNGHHKSRSKQKHQGFPLTRSTASLDCKQTQIQSQLQRRRPPRVESALEHLSKNRKNSSQVQPLDFDSEPTYYRLQETQSRASENSDISVVYSSQESKSRPAPPKKPLRLSLHRAASLQSVESAPPSAHHEVAKKPMKRSHKGDPPEKGIRTETNGETNNQMQESHSNPPQPPPRTPSRAESCQSALRWPSPKPRPHLAPVTMEKWC; encoded by the exons ATGAACGAGAGCCGGTGCTACATCGATTCGCCCGTGCTCGCTGAACATCAGCTATTCAACCGGAATGGGAAGGCACTCAG CTTTGATTTCAGGGGATCGAAAAAAAGTGTGTTACTTTATACAACCGACTGTGGTGACGGAAAAGAAGATCTGGGACTCAAGCTCCAGCAACGATCAGTTTCTCTG ACTGCTCTACATACAGGAAGTGGAACGCAGCAGCAATATCTGGAACCAAGAATGGCGCAATTAGAAACCTTGGAAGCAaag ATGGCCAGTATCGAAGTATCTTTGTCAACTACgccaagaagaaagaaaggtgGAAGCATTTCCGGTGGAGTAATATCGCCAGCTGGTCATCGAAATAGAGATCATTATAAGGAGCTAGACGCTCTTCGAATTGCATTACGCGACAAGGAAAATATCATTCAAAC ACTGAAAGGGCAACTGTGCAACACACTGAGCAACAGATTAGCTTTACGTAATGGTGCTCCACCTCTAACCGAGGCTGACAGAAAAGCAGCCGAAGAACGACTTCAAAGGTTGCGACGCGATGCGGATAATAAGCGGCTAgcgataaaaaatttgaaattagcgCTCGAACGACTAGATATTACAGA TAATATCGATGTTCGAATTCAACAAGCTGAATTAGAATACAGACTTGGACGCGAAGAACTCGAGCTTTTAACTCTTCGCGAAGAAAGCAGAGCTTTACAGGCTGCTTTGGAATTGGCAGAGACCCAGGAGAAACAGAAAAATGATACAATATTTAG TTGTATCTCTGGTTCTACGCAAGTTACGATCCATGCAGTGGAAGTTAGCGCAGATCCAAAAAGTCCCCGTTTTGGTGCTGGACCAAGAGAAGACACACCTGGCTTGTATGTCGATTGGGCAGTTGAAGATTCTGGATTATGCAAGGGAGACAG AATCTTGGAAGTGAATGGAAAACTTGTGGTGGGAGCAGGCAGAAGCGATTTAGCAAGGCTGTTGGCCGTTGCACCCGATGCAGCGCAAATCGTGGTCCTTCGAAAAGGCGAATCCCTGGCAGCACTCCGCACTCTTCGATCTGATAACCTTAGGCTGACTCACAGGATCGGATATCTCGAGGAACAAGTCAGGGATCTTCTCGCACCAAGTAGAGCCGAGGTTCCTGCAGACCCTCCACCGACCCGTCAAGAACAAGTTCAG GTTTTTCAAAAAGGACCACAGGTAACTGCGTTAGTTGCAAATCTTCCTGGCCTTAATGTACGGAATTCGATGGAATTACGGCAGAGTTTACCAACAGTAAGAAGCAGGCACAGTGACCATTCAAAACGTTCGCTAGACGTAAAAATCTCGAACGAATTCGACTCGTCATCGGCTAGCATTTTCAATGGTCATCACAAATCACGAAGTAAACAAAAACATCAAGGATTTCCATTAACCAGGTCAACTGCAAGCTTGGATTGCAAACAAACGCAGATACAATCGCAACTACAACGTAGAAGACCACCGCGCGTTGAATCAGCTTTGGAACATTTATCTAAGAATCGTAAAAATTCATCTCAAGTACAACCGTTAGACTTCGATTCCGAACCAACCTATTATCGATTACAg GAGACTCAGTCGCGAGCGTCAGAAAACTCGGATATATCGGTAGTCTATAGCTCCCAAGAATCGAAATCTCGCCCAGCACCACCGAAAAAGCCACTTCGATTGTCTCTACATCGAGCAGCTAGTCTTCAATCCGTAGAAAGTGCACCACCATCTGCACACCATGAAGTAGCTAAAAAACCGATGAAAAGAAGTCATAAAGGTGATCCACCGGAGAAAGGCATTCGAACGGAAACAAATGGAGAAACAAATAACCAAATGCAAGAATCGCATTCCAATCCACCTCAACCTCCGCCGAGGACACCTTCCAGAGCAGAGTCTTGTCAAAGTGCGTTACGATGGCCTTCCCCTAAGCCACGACCTCATTTAGCACCTGTCACTATGGAAAAATGGTgctaa